From Serinus canaria isolate serCan28SL12 chromosome 24, serCan2020, whole genome shotgun sequence, one genomic window encodes:
- the B3GAT1 gene encoding galactosylgalactosylxylosylprotein 3-beta-glucuronosyltransferase 1 isoform X1 has product MDDGGDSQRDLAAGLDSKEYCLSDRDIVEVVRTEYVYTRPPPWSDTLPTIHVVTPTYSRPVQKAELTRLANTLLHVPNLHWILVEDSQRRTPLITRLLRDTGLNYTHLNVETPRNYKLRGDMRDPRIPRGTMQRNLALRWLRETFHKNNSQPGIVYFADDDNTYSLELFEEMRSTRKVSVWPVAFVGGLRYESPKVNAAGKVYGWKTVFDPHRPFAIDMAGFAVNLRLILQRSQAYFKLRGVKGGYQESSLLRELVTLSDLEPKAANCTKILVWHTRTEKPVLVNEGKKGFTDPNVEI; this is encoded by the exons ATGG ATGATGGTGGTGACTCCCAGCGTGATCTCGCTGCAGGCTTGGACTCCAAGGAATACTGCCTGTCGGACCGGGACATAGTGGAGGTGGTGAGGACAGAGTACGTTTACACGCGCCCACCCCCGTGGTCGGACACGCTGCCCACCATCCACGTGGTCACCCCCACCTACAGCCGGCCGgtgcagaaggcagagctgacCAGGCTGGCCAACACCCTGCTGCACGTGCCCAACCTGCACTGGATCCTGGTGGAGGACTCGCAGCGCCGCACGCCGCTCATCACCCGCCTGCTGCGGGACACGGGGCTCAACTACACCCACCTGAACGTGGAGACCCCCCGCAACTACAAACTGCGCGGGGACATGAGGGACCCCCGCATCCCCCGCGGCACCATGCAGAGGAACCTGGCCCTCCGGTGGCTGAGAGAGACCTTTCACAAAAACAACAGCCAGCCCGGGATTGTTTACTTTGCCGATGATGATAACACCTACAGCCTGGAGCTCTTCGAGGAG ATGCGCAGCACCCGGAAGGTGTCGGTGTGGCCCGTGGCCTTTGTGGGCGGCCTGCGCTACGAGTCGCCCAAGGTGAACGCGGCGGGGAAGGTGTACGGCTGGAAAACCGTCTTCGACCCGCACCGGCCCTTCGCCATCGACATGGCCGGCTTTGCTGTCAACCTCAGGCTCATCCTGCAGCGCTCCCAGGCCTACTTCAAACTGCGCGGGGTCAAGGGCGGCTAccaggagagcagcctgctccGCGAGCTGGTCACCCTCAGCGACCTCGAGCCCAAGGCTGCCAACTGCACTAAG ATCTTAGTCTGGCACACAAGGACAGAGAAGCCTGTGCTGGTGAACGAGGGCAAGAAAGGATTCACAGATCCCAATGTGGAAATCTGA
- the B3GAT1 gene encoding galactosylgalactosylxylosylprotein 3-beta-glucuronosyltransferase 1 isoform X2 has protein sequence MGLDSKEYCLSDRDIVEVVRTEYVYTRPPPWSDTLPTIHVVTPTYSRPVQKAELTRLANTLLHVPNLHWILVEDSQRRTPLITRLLRDTGLNYTHLNVETPRNYKLRGDMRDPRIPRGTMQRNLALRWLRETFHKNNSQPGIVYFADDDNTYSLELFEEMRSTRKVSVWPVAFVGGLRYESPKVNAAGKVYGWKTVFDPHRPFAIDMAGFAVNLRLILQRSQAYFKLRGVKGGYQESSLLRELVTLSDLEPKAANCTKILVWHTRTEKPVLVNEGKKGFTDPNVEI, from the exons ATGG GCTTGGACTCCAAGGAATACTGCCTGTCGGACCGGGACATAGTGGAGGTGGTGAGGACAGAGTACGTTTACACGCGCCCACCCCCGTGGTCGGACACGCTGCCCACCATCCACGTGGTCACCCCCACCTACAGCCGGCCGgtgcagaaggcagagctgacCAGGCTGGCCAACACCCTGCTGCACGTGCCCAACCTGCACTGGATCCTGGTGGAGGACTCGCAGCGCCGCACGCCGCTCATCACCCGCCTGCTGCGGGACACGGGGCTCAACTACACCCACCTGAACGTGGAGACCCCCCGCAACTACAAACTGCGCGGGGACATGAGGGACCCCCGCATCCCCCGCGGCACCATGCAGAGGAACCTGGCCCTCCGGTGGCTGAGAGAGACCTTTCACAAAAACAACAGCCAGCCCGGGATTGTTTACTTTGCCGATGATGATAACACCTACAGCCTGGAGCTCTTCGAGGAG ATGCGCAGCACCCGGAAGGTGTCGGTGTGGCCCGTGGCCTTTGTGGGCGGCCTGCGCTACGAGTCGCCCAAGGTGAACGCGGCGGGGAAGGTGTACGGCTGGAAAACCGTCTTCGACCCGCACCGGCCCTTCGCCATCGACATGGCCGGCTTTGCTGTCAACCTCAGGCTCATCCTGCAGCGCTCCCAGGCCTACTTCAAACTGCGCGGGGTCAAGGGCGGCTAccaggagagcagcctgctccGCGAGCTGGTCACCCTCAGCGACCTCGAGCCCAAGGCTGCCAACTGCACTAAG ATCTTAGTCTGGCACACAAGGACAGAGAAGCCTGTGCTGGTGAACGAGGGCAAGAAAGGATTCACAGATCCCAATGTGGAAATCTGA
- the B3GAT1 gene encoding galactosylgalactosylxylosylprotein 3-beta-glucuronosyltransferase 1 isoform X3, translated as MCSAVLSLGFSLSGNEELWAQSVLEMPKRRDILAIVLIVLPWTLLITVWHQSTIAPLLAVHKDDGGDSQRDLAAGLDSKEYCLSDRDIVEVVRTEYVYTRPPPWSDTLPTIHVVTPTYSRPVQKAELTRLANTLLHVPNLHWILVEDSQRRTPLITRLLRDTGLNYTHLNVETPRNYKLRGDMRDPRIPRGTMQRNLALRWLRETFHKNNSQPGIVYFADDDNTYSLELFEEMRSTRKVSVWPVAFVGGLRYESPKVNAAGKVYGWKTVFDPHRPFAIDMAGFAVNLRLILQRSQAYFKLRGVKGGYQESSLLRELVTLSDLEPKAANCTKILVWHTRTEKPVLVNEGKKGFTDPNVEI; from the exons aTGTGCTCTGCTGTTCTGTCTCTGGGGTTTTCACTGTCAGGTAATGAGGAGCTGTGGGCCCAGTCAGTCTTGGAGATGCCGAAGAGACGAGACATCCTGGCTATCGTGCTGATAGTTCTGCCCTGGACACTGCTAATCACCGTCTGGCACCAGAGCACCATTGCTCCACTGCTTGCAGTGCACAAGG ATGATGGTGGTGACTCCCAGCGTGATCTCGCTGCAGGCTTGGACTCCAAGGAATACTGCCTGTCGGACCGGGACATAGTGGAGGTGGTGAGGACAGAGTACGTTTACACGCGCCCACCCCCGTGGTCGGACACGCTGCCCACCATCCACGTGGTCACCCCCACCTACAGCCGGCCGgtgcagaaggcagagctgacCAGGCTGGCCAACACCCTGCTGCACGTGCCCAACCTGCACTGGATCCTGGTGGAGGACTCGCAGCGCCGCACGCCGCTCATCACCCGCCTGCTGCGGGACACGGGGCTCAACTACACCCACCTGAACGTGGAGACCCCCCGCAACTACAAACTGCGCGGGGACATGAGGGACCCCCGCATCCCCCGCGGCACCATGCAGAGGAACCTGGCCCTCCGGTGGCTGAGAGAGACCTTTCACAAAAACAACAGCCAGCCCGGGATTGTTTACTTTGCCGATGATGATAACACCTACAGCCTGGAGCTCTTCGAGGAG ATGCGCAGCACCCGGAAGGTGTCGGTGTGGCCCGTGGCCTTTGTGGGCGGCCTGCGCTACGAGTCGCCCAAGGTGAACGCGGCGGGGAAGGTGTACGGCTGGAAAACCGTCTTCGACCCGCACCGGCCCTTCGCCATCGACATGGCCGGCTTTGCTGTCAACCTCAGGCTCATCCTGCAGCGCTCCCAGGCCTACTTCAAACTGCGCGGGGTCAAGGGCGGCTAccaggagagcagcctgctccGCGAGCTGGTCACCCTCAGCGACCTCGAGCCCAAGGCTGCCAACTGCACTAAG ATCTTAGTCTGGCACACAAGGACAGAGAAGCCTGTGCTGGTGAACGAGGGCAAGAAAGGATTCACAGATCCCAATGTGGAAATCTGA